Proteins from one Salarias fasciatus chromosome 14, fSalaFa1.1, whole genome shotgun sequence genomic window:
- the stim1a gene encoding stromal interaction molecule 1a isoform X1 produces the protein MELHKLVTLWIFCLCLISQSWAEKQSSATPDSQAVENGVSDFCRFDEPLCKDENAILSFEAIRSIHKQMDDDANGNVDVVETDGFLREDLNYHDPKAKHNSFHGDDQFISVEDLWNAWKGSEVYNWTVDEVVEWLITYVELPQYVEAFRKMSFNGSAMPRLAVKNTTLTLSILKILDRSHVQKLQLKSLDTVLFGAPLMNRHNHLKDFMLVVSIVIGMGGCWFAYIQNRYSKDHMKKMMKDLEGLQRAEQSLHDLQQKLQIAQEEHRTVEVEKVNLEQKLRDEISTAKQEAQRLRELREGTENELSRQKYAEEELEQVRMALKKAEKELESRSSWAPPESLQKWLQLTHEVEVQYYNIKKQNAERQLLVAKEGAEKIKKKRNTLFGTFHVAHSSSLDDVDHKILAAKQALGEVTAALRERLNRWQQIEILTGFTIVNNPGLPSLASALNLDPSFMGGRATPQHFIMTDDIDDLEEDIVPGTLQYGNRRLERRASDLWFIGSDGHPVWKYPAPSMMSLRQRHIDPQLAMGSQRLVESCLLAGQQGEGTPYPSRSRSNLRQSRSQSFSQLDCLPLPPLSSAISHPSIICTSSPNPQPLSSLSSSSSCLPGSVGGGAAPHPSHIYHASFQPMDPIPDFSLSDVSKVTSSDSLGDLNRSESDSSLSLSQVGDRLAAYSSKGHLIKPTSLLYGLSGDTISLHGYTPNGGNRIHEGGHADLVPESPILMKKLHGTEKSPSLGEINSLSESSRSLSPNSTEPDTPSPTGAIGLKANTRIPQLSSKKSPLEEDSGSTGEDTDSTASRKKHTFKIFKKQKK, from the exons ATTTTTGTCGCTTCGATGAACCGCTATGCAAGGACGAGAACGCCATTCTCAGCTTTGAGGCTATCCGTAGTATCCACAAGCAGATGGATGATGACGCCAACGGCAACGTGGACGTGGTGGAGACAGACGGC TTCCTGAGGGAAGATCTAAACTACCACGACCCCAAGGCAAAGCATAACAGCTTCCATGGAGATGACCAGTTCATCAGTGTGGAGGATTTGTGGAATGCGTGGAAGGGCTCTGAAG TGTACAACTGGACAGTGGATGAAGTGGTGGAGTGGCTCATCACCTACGTGGAGCTGCCACAATATGTGGAAGCCTTTCGCAAAATGAGCTTCAACGGAAGTGCCATGCCAAG ACTTGCTGTAAAGAACACTACACTGACACTCTCTATTCTGAAGATTCTGGATCGCAGCCATGTGCAAAAGTTGCAGCTCAAGTCATTGGATACTGTACTATTTGGGGCCCCCCTGA TGAATAGGCATAACCACCTGAAGGACTTCATGCTGGTAGTGTCGATCGTCATCGGGATGGGTGGCTGCTGGTTTGCCTACATCCAGAACCGGTACTCCAAGGACCACatgaagaagatgatgaaaGACCTTGAGGGCCTGCAGAGAGCTGAGCAGAGTCTGCATGACCTACAGCAGAA gctGCAGATAGCCCAGGAGGAACACCGCACAGTCGAGGTGGAGAAGGTCAACTTGGAGCAGAAGCTGAGAGACGAGATCAGCACAGCCAAGCAGGAAGCCCAACGACTGCGAGAGCTGCGCGAGGGCACCGAGAACGAACTCAGCCGTCAGAAATatgcagaagaagagctggagcAG GTGCGTATGGCGCTGAAGAAAGCTGAGAAGGAGCTGGAGTCACGGAGCAGCTGGGCACCTCCAGAGTCTCTCCAGAAGTGGCTGCAGCTCACCCATGAGGTGGAGGTGCAGTACTACAACATCAAGAAGCAAAACGCTGAACGGCAGCTCCTGGTGGCCAAAGAGGGG GCAGAGAAGATAAAGAAAAAGCGGAACACGCTCTTCGGGACTTTCCATGTGGCTCACAGCTCCTCCCTGGATGACGTGGACCACAAAATATTGGCCGCAAA ACAAGCCCTCGGTGAGGTGACCGCTGCCCTGCGGGAGCGGCTGAATCGCTGGCAGCAGATCGAGATCCTCACAGGCTTCACCATCGTCAACAACCCAGGCCTCCCGTCACTGGCCTCGGCGCTCAACCTGGATCCCAGCTTCATGGGAGGCCGAGCGACGCCTCAGCACTTCATCATGACTGATGACATAGACGACCTGGAAGAGGATATCGTGCCTGGAACTCTGCAAT ACGGCAACCGGCGGTTGGAACGGCGAGCCAGTGACCTGTGGTTCATTGGTTCTGACGGTCATCCTGTGTGGAAATATCCGG CTCCCAGTATGATGTCTCTGCGCCAACGCCACATTGATCCCCAGCTGGCCATGGGCTCCCAGAGGTTGGTAGAGAGTTGCCTGTTGGCAGGGCAGCAGGGAGAGGGGACCCCCTACCCATCCCGGTCTAGGTCCAACCTGAGACAGTCCCGCAGCCAGTCGTTCAGCCAGCTCGACTGTCTCCCCCTGCCGCCTCTCTCCTCGGCCATTTCTCACCCGTCCATCATCTGTACCTCCAGCCCGAACCCTCAGCCCCTCTCGTCTctgtcctcttcttcctcctgcttgcCAGGCTCTGTGGGTGGAGGTGCAGCCCCTCATCCTTCCCATATATATCATGCTTCTTTCCAGCCCATGGACCCCATTCCTGATTTCTCATTGTCTGACGTGTCCAAAGTGACGTCCAGCGACAGTCTCGG AGACCTAAACCGCTCAGAGTCCGACTCCTCGCTGTCCCTCTCCCAAGTTGGTGATCGCCTTGCTGCCTACAGCTCAAAAGGCCACCTAATCAAACCCACCTCTCTCCTTTACGGCCTCTCCGGCGACACCATCTCGCTGCACGGTTACACCCCCAACGGAGGGAACCGCATTCACGAGGGAGGCCATGCGGACCTCGTACCCGAGAGCCCCATTCTCATGAAGAAGCTGCACGGCACGGAGAAATCGCCCAGCCTGGGAGAGATCAACAGCCTGTCGGAGTCGTCCCGCTCACTCAGCCCAAACTCCACCGAACCCGACACGCCATCGCCCACGGGGGCCATAGGGTTAAAAGCCAATACACGCATCCCGCAGCTGTCCTCGAAGAAGAGCCCCTTGGAGGAAGACAGCGGCTCGACAGGAGAGGACACAGATTCTACCGCCAGCCGCAAGAAACACACCTTCAAGATCTtcaagaaacagaagaaataa
- the stim1a gene encoding stromal interaction molecule 1a isoform X2, with protein sequence MELHKLVTLWIFCLCLISQSWAEKQSSATPDSQAVENGVSDFCRFDEPLCKDENAILSFEAIRSIHKQMDDDANGNVDVVETDGFLREDLNYHDPKAKHNSFHGDDQFISVEDLWNAWKGSEVYNWTVDEVVEWLITYVELPQYVEAFRKMSFNGSAMPRLAVKNTTLTLSILKILDRSHVQKLQLKSLDTVLFGAPLMNRHNHLKDFMLVVSIVIGMGGCWFAYIQNRYSKDHMKKMMKDLEGLQRAEQSLHDLQQKLQIAQEEHRTVEVEKVNLEQKLRDEISTAKQEAQRLRELREGTENELSRQKYAEEELEQVRMALKKAEKELESRSSWAPPESLQKWLQLTHEVEVQYYNIKKQNAERQLLVAKEGAEKIKKKRNTLFGTFHVAHSSSLDDVDHKILAAKQALGEVTAALRERLNRWQQIEILTGFTIVNNPGLPSLASALNLDPSFMGGRATPQHFIMTDDIDDLEEDIVPGTLQSPSMMSLRQRHIDPQLAMGSQRLVESCLLAGQQGEGTPYPSRSRSNLRQSRSQSFSQLDCLPLPPLSSAISHPSIICTSSPNPQPLSSLSSSSSCLPGSVGGGAAPHPSHIYHASFQPMDPIPDFSLSDVSKVTSSDSLGDLNRSESDSSLSLSQVGDRLAAYSSKGHLIKPTSLLYGLSGDTISLHGYTPNGGNRIHEGGHADLVPESPILMKKLHGTEKSPSLGEINSLSESSRSLSPNSTEPDTPSPTGAIGLKANTRIPQLSSKKSPLEEDSGSTGEDTDSTASRKKHTFKIFKKQKK encoded by the exons ATTTTTGTCGCTTCGATGAACCGCTATGCAAGGACGAGAACGCCATTCTCAGCTTTGAGGCTATCCGTAGTATCCACAAGCAGATGGATGATGACGCCAACGGCAACGTGGACGTGGTGGAGACAGACGGC TTCCTGAGGGAAGATCTAAACTACCACGACCCCAAGGCAAAGCATAACAGCTTCCATGGAGATGACCAGTTCATCAGTGTGGAGGATTTGTGGAATGCGTGGAAGGGCTCTGAAG TGTACAACTGGACAGTGGATGAAGTGGTGGAGTGGCTCATCACCTACGTGGAGCTGCCACAATATGTGGAAGCCTTTCGCAAAATGAGCTTCAACGGAAGTGCCATGCCAAG ACTTGCTGTAAAGAACACTACACTGACACTCTCTATTCTGAAGATTCTGGATCGCAGCCATGTGCAAAAGTTGCAGCTCAAGTCATTGGATACTGTACTATTTGGGGCCCCCCTGA TGAATAGGCATAACCACCTGAAGGACTTCATGCTGGTAGTGTCGATCGTCATCGGGATGGGTGGCTGCTGGTTTGCCTACATCCAGAACCGGTACTCCAAGGACCACatgaagaagatgatgaaaGACCTTGAGGGCCTGCAGAGAGCTGAGCAGAGTCTGCATGACCTACAGCAGAA gctGCAGATAGCCCAGGAGGAACACCGCACAGTCGAGGTGGAGAAGGTCAACTTGGAGCAGAAGCTGAGAGACGAGATCAGCACAGCCAAGCAGGAAGCCCAACGACTGCGAGAGCTGCGCGAGGGCACCGAGAACGAACTCAGCCGTCAGAAATatgcagaagaagagctggagcAG GTGCGTATGGCGCTGAAGAAAGCTGAGAAGGAGCTGGAGTCACGGAGCAGCTGGGCACCTCCAGAGTCTCTCCAGAAGTGGCTGCAGCTCACCCATGAGGTGGAGGTGCAGTACTACAACATCAAGAAGCAAAACGCTGAACGGCAGCTCCTGGTGGCCAAAGAGGGG GCAGAGAAGATAAAGAAAAAGCGGAACACGCTCTTCGGGACTTTCCATGTGGCTCACAGCTCCTCCCTGGATGACGTGGACCACAAAATATTGGCCGCAAA ACAAGCCCTCGGTGAGGTGACCGCTGCCCTGCGGGAGCGGCTGAATCGCTGGCAGCAGATCGAGATCCTCACAGGCTTCACCATCGTCAACAACCCAGGCCTCCCGTCACTGGCCTCGGCGCTCAACCTGGATCCCAGCTTCATGGGAGGCCGAGCGACGCCTCAGCACTTCATCATGACTGATGACATAGACGACCTGGAAGAGGATATCGTGCCTGGAACTCTGCAAT CTCCCAGTATGATGTCTCTGCGCCAACGCCACATTGATCCCCAGCTGGCCATGGGCTCCCAGAGGTTGGTAGAGAGTTGCCTGTTGGCAGGGCAGCAGGGAGAGGGGACCCCCTACCCATCCCGGTCTAGGTCCAACCTGAGACAGTCCCGCAGCCAGTCGTTCAGCCAGCTCGACTGTCTCCCCCTGCCGCCTCTCTCCTCGGCCATTTCTCACCCGTCCATCATCTGTACCTCCAGCCCGAACCCTCAGCCCCTCTCGTCTctgtcctcttcttcctcctgcttgcCAGGCTCTGTGGGTGGAGGTGCAGCCCCTCATCCTTCCCATATATATCATGCTTCTTTCCAGCCCATGGACCCCATTCCTGATTTCTCATTGTCTGACGTGTCCAAAGTGACGTCCAGCGACAGTCTCGG AGACCTAAACCGCTCAGAGTCCGACTCCTCGCTGTCCCTCTCCCAAGTTGGTGATCGCCTTGCTGCCTACAGCTCAAAAGGCCACCTAATCAAACCCACCTCTCTCCTTTACGGCCTCTCCGGCGACACCATCTCGCTGCACGGTTACACCCCCAACGGAGGGAACCGCATTCACGAGGGAGGCCATGCGGACCTCGTACCCGAGAGCCCCATTCTCATGAAGAAGCTGCACGGCACGGAGAAATCGCCCAGCCTGGGAGAGATCAACAGCCTGTCGGAGTCGTCCCGCTCACTCAGCCCAAACTCCACCGAACCCGACACGCCATCGCCCACGGGGGCCATAGGGTTAAAAGCCAATACACGCATCCCGCAGCTGTCCTCGAAGAAGAGCCCCTTGGAGGAAGACAGCGGCTCGACAGGAGAGGACACAGATTCTACCGCCAGCCGCAAGAAACACACCTTCAAGATCTtcaagaaacagaagaaataa
- the stim1a gene encoding stromal interaction molecule 1a isoform X3, with product MELHKLVTLWIFCLCLISQSWAEKQSSATPDSQAVENGVSDFCRFDEPLCKDENAILSFEAIRSIHKQMDDDANGNVDVVETDGFLREDLNYHDPKAKHNSFHGDDQFISVEDLWNAWKGSEVYNWTVDEVVEWLITYVELPQYVEAFRKMSFNGSAMPRLAVKNTTLTLSILKILDRSHVQKLQLKSLDTVLFGAPLMNRHNHLKDFMLVVSIVIGMGGCWFAYIQNRYSKDHMKKMMKDLEGLQRAEQSLHDLQQKLQIAQEEHRTVEVEKVNLEQKLRDEISTAKQEAQRLRELREGTENELSRQKYAEEELEQVRMALKKAEKELESRSSWAPPESLQKWLQLTHEVEVQYYNIKKQNAERQLLVAKEGAEKIKKKRNTLFGTFHVAHSSSLDDVDHKILAAKQALGEVTAALRERLNRWQQIEILTGFTIVNNPGLPSLASALNLDPSFMGGRATPQHFIMTDDIDDLEEDIVPGTLQYGNRRLERRASDLWFIGSDGHPVWKYPAPSMMSLRQRHIDPQLAMGSQRDLNRSESDSSLSLSQVGDRLAAYSSKGHLIKPTSLLYGLSGDTISLHGYTPNGGNRIHEGGHADLVPESPILMKKLHGTEKSPSLGEINSLSESSRSLSPNSTEPDTPSPTGAIGLKANTRIPQLSSKKSPLEEDSGSTGEDTDSTASRKKHTFKIFKKQKK from the exons ATTTTTGTCGCTTCGATGAACCGCTATGCAAGGACGAGAACGCCATTCTCAGCTTTGAGGCTATCCGTAGTATCCACAAGCAGATGGATGATGACGCCAACGGCAACGTGGACGTGGTGGAGACAGACGGC TTCCTGAGGGAAGATCTAAACTACCACGACCCCAAGGCAAAGCATAACAGCTTCCATGGAGATGACCAGTTCATCAGTGTGGAGGATTTGTGGAATGCGTGGAAGGGCTCTGAAG TGTACAACTGGACAGTGGATGAAGTGGTGGAGTGGCTCATCACCTACGTGGAGCTGCCACAATATGTGGAAGCCTTTCGCAAAATGAGCTTCAACGGAAGTGCCATGCCAAG ACTTGCTGTAAAGAACACTACACTGACACTCTCTATTCTGAAGATTCTGGATCGCAGCCATGTGCAAAAGTTGCAGCTCAAGTCATTGGATACTGTACTATTTGGGGCCCCCCTGA TGAATAGGCATAACCACCTGAAGGACTTCATGCTGGTAGTGTCGATCGTCATCGGGATGGGTGGCTGCTGGTTTGCCTACATCCAGAACCGGTACTCCAAGGACCACatgaagaagatgatgaaaGACCTTGAGGGCCTGCAGAGAGCTGAGCAGAGTCTGCATGACCTACAGCAGAA gctGCAGATAGCCCAGGAGGAACACCGCACAGTCGAGGTGGAGAAGGTCAACTTGGAGCAGAAGCTGAGAGACGAGATCAGCACAGCCAAGCAGGAAGCCCAACGACTGCGAGAGCTGCGCGAGGGCACCGAGAACGAACTCAGCCGTCAGAAATatgcagaagaagagctggagcAG GTGCGTATGGCGCTGAAGAAAGCTGAGAAGGAGCTGGAGTCACGGAGCAGCTGGGCACCTCCAGAGTCTCTCCAGAAGTGGCTGCAGCTCACCCATGAGGTGGAGGTGCAGTACTACAACATCAAGAAGCAAAACGCTGAACGGCAGCTCCTGGTGGCCAAAGAGGGG GCAGAGAAGATAAAGAAAAAGCGGAACACGCTCTTCGGGACTTTCCATGTGGCTCACAGCTCCTCCCTGGATGACGTGGACCACAAAATATTGGCCGCAAA ACAAGCCCTCGGTGAGGTGACCGCTGCCCTGCGGGAGCGGCTGAATCGCTGGCAGCAGATCGAGATCCTCACAGGCTTCACCATCGTCAACAACCCAGGCCTCCCGTCACTGGCCTCGGCGCTCAACCTGGATCCCAGCTTCATGGGAGGCCGAGCGACGCCTCAGCACTTCATCATGACTGATGACATAGACGACCTGGAAGAGGATATCGTGCCTGGAACTCTGCAAT ACGGCAACCGGCGGTTGGAACGGCGAGCCAGTGACCTGTGGTTCATTGGTTCTGACGGTCATCCTGTGTGGAAATATCCGG CTCCCAGTATGATGTCTCTGCGCCAACGCCACATTGATCCCCAGCTGGCCATGGGCTCCCAGAG AGACCTAAACCGCTCAGAGTCCGACTCCTCGCTGTCCCTCTCCCAAGTTGGTGATCGCCTTGCTGCCTACAGCTCAAAAGGCCACCTAATCAAACCCACCTCTCTCCTTTACGGCCTCTCCGGCGACACCATCTCGCTGCACGGTTACACCCCCAACGGAGGGAACCGCATTCACGAGGGAGGCCATGCGGACCTCGTACCCGAGAGCCCCATTCTCATGAAGAAGCTGCACGGCACGGAGAAATCGCCCAGCCTGGGAGAGATCAACAGCCTGTCGGAGTCGTCCCGCTCACTCAGCCCAAACTCCACCGAACCCGACACGCCATCGCCCACGGGGGCCATAGGGTTAAAAGCCAATACACGCATCCCGCAGCTGTCCTCGAAGAAGAGCCCCTTGGAGGAAGACAGCGGCTCGACAGGAGAGGACACAGATTCTACCGCCAGCCGCAAGAAACACACCTTCAAGATCTtcaagaaacagaagaaataa
- the stim1a gene encoding stromal interaction molecule 1a isoform X4, whose product MELHKLVTLWIFCLCLISQSWAEKQSSATPDSQAVENGVSDFCRFDEPLCKDENAILSFEAIRSIHKQMDDDANGNVDVVETDGFLREDLNYHDPKAKHNSFHGDDQFISVEDLWNAWKGSEVYNWTVDEVVEWLITYVELPQYVEAFRKMSFNGSAMPRLAVKNTTLTLSILKILDRSHVQKLQLKSLDTVLFGAPLMNRHNHLKDFMLVVSIVIGMGGCWFAYIQNRYSKDHMKKMMKDLEGLQRAEQSLHDLQQKLQIAQEEHRTVEVEKVNLEQKLRDEISTAKQEAQRLRELREGTENELSRQKYAEEELEQVRMALKKAEKELESRSSWAPPESLQKWLQLTHEVEVQYYNIKKQNAERQLLVAKEGAEKIKKKRNTLFGTFHVAHSSSLDDVDHKILAAKQALGEVTAALRERLNRWQQIEILTGFTIVNNPGLPSLASALNLDPSFMGGRATPQHFIMTDDIDDLEEDIVPGTLQSPSMMSLRQRHIDPQLAMGSQRDLNRSESDSSLSLSQVGDRLAAYSSKGHLIKPTSLLYGLSGDTISLHGYTPNGGNRIHEGGHADLVPESPILMKKLHGTEKSPSLGEINSLSESSRSLSPNSTEPDTPSPTGAIGLKANTRIPQLSSKKSPLEEDSGSTGEDTDSTASRKKHTFKIFKKQKK is encoded by the exons ATTTTTGTCGCTTCGATGAACCGCTATGCAAGGACGAGAACGCCATTCTCAGCTTTGAGGCTATCCGTAGTATCCACAAGCAGATGGATGATGACGCCAACGGCAACGTGGACGTGGTGGAGACAGACGGC TTCCTGAGGGAAGATCTAAACTACCACGACCCCAAGGCAAAGCATAACAGCTTCCATGGAGATGACCAGTTCATCAGTGTGGAGGATTTGTGGAATGCGTGGAAGGGCTCTGAAG TGTACAACTGGACAGTGGATGAAGTGGTGGAGTGGCTCATCACCTACGTGGAGCTGCCACAATATGTGGAAGCCTTTCGCAAAATGAGCTTCAACGGAAGTGCCATGCCAAG ACTTGCTGTAAAGAACACTACACTGACACTCTCTATTCTGAAGATTCTGGATCGCAGCCATGTGCAAAAGTTGCAGCTCAAGTCATTGGATACTGTACTATTTGGGGCCCCCCTGA TGAATAGGCATAACCACCTGAAGGACTTCATGCTGGTAGTGTCGATCGTCATCGGGATGGGTGGCTGCTGGTTTGCCTACATCCAGAACCGGTACTCCAAGGACCACatgaagaagatgatgaaaGACCTTGAGGGCCTGCAGAGAGCTGAGCAGAGTCTGCATGACCTACAGCAGAA gctGCAGATAGCCCAGGAGGAACACCGCACAGTCGAGGTGGAGAAGGTCAACTTGGAGCAGAAGCTGAGAGACGAGATCAGCACAGCCAAGCAGGAAGCCCAACGACTGCGAGAGCTGCGCGAGGGCACCGAGAACGAACTCAGCCGTCAGAAATatgcagaagaagagctggagcAG GTGCGTATGGCGCTGAAGAAAGCTGAGAAGGAGCTGGAGTCACGGAGCAGCTGGGCACCTCCAGAGTCTCTCCAGAAGTGGCTGCAGCTCACCCATGAGGTGGAGGTGCAGTACTACAACATCAAGAAGCAAAACGCTGAACGGCAGCTCCTGGTGGCCAAAGAGGGG GCAGAGAAGATAAAGAAAAAGCGGAACACGCTCTTCGGGACTTTCCATGTGGCTCACAGCTCCTCCCTGGATGACGTGGACCACAAAATATTGGCCGCAAA ACAAGCCCTCGGTGAGGTGACCGCTGCCCTGCGGGAGCGGCTGAATCGCTGGCAGCAGATCGAGATCCTCACAGGCTTCACCATCGTCAACAACCCAGGCCTCCCGTCACTGGCCTCGGCGCTCAACCTGGATCCCAGCTTCATGGGAGGCCGAGCGACGCCTCAGCACTTCATCATGACTGATGACATAGACGACCTGGAAGAGGATATCGTGCCTGGAACTCTGCAAT CTCCCAGTATGATGTCTCTGCGCCAACGCCACATTGATCCCCAGCTGGCCATGGGCTCCCAGAG AGACCTAAACCGCTCAGAGTCCGACTCCTCGCTGTCCCTCTCCCAAGTTGGTGATCGCCTTGCTGCCTACAGCTCAAAAGGCCACCTAATCAAACCCACCTCTCTCCTTTACGGCCTCTCCGGCGACACCATCTCGCTGCACGGTTACACCCCCAACGGAGGGAACCGCATTCACGAGGGAGGCCATGCGGACCTCGTACCCGAGAGCCCCATTCTCATGAAGAAGCTGCACGGCACGGAGAAATCGCCCAGCCTGGGAGAGATCAACAGCCTGTCGGAGTCGTCCCGCTCACTCAGCCCAAACTCCACCGAACCCGACACGCCATCGCCCACGGGGGCCATAGGGTTAAAAGCCAATACACGCATCCCGCAGCTGTCCTCGAAGAAGAGCCCCTTGGAGGAAGACAGCGGCTCGACAGGAGAGGACACAGATTCTACCGCCAGCCGCAAGAAACACACCTTCAAGATCTtcaagaaacagaagaaataa